In a genomic window of Sutcliffiella sp. FSL R7-0096:
- a CDS encoding TetR/AcrR family transcriptional regulator — protein sequence MAPLSEEQLEKKRHERKIQILAAAIKVFSENGIKLTKISVIAKEAGVSHGLLYHYFQSKEEVLHASLEWATAGTNELLDEITNLNDSAIEKIRLFTKIALSEGNSDTFRVIQHVMRAKDAVPQATSDMIEKQGSTYIQQLYPLFSQAQSDGDIIEDDPEELLGLFLTVITGVLMEGDHSYWSENLDHKVNLILRMFTVR from the coding sequence ATGGCTCCATTAAGTGAAGAACAACTTGAAAAAAAGCGTCATGAAAGAAAGATACAAATATTAGCTGCGGCCATTAAGGTTTTTTCGGAAAACGGGATCAAACTAACTAAAATTAGTGTCATTGCCAAAGAAGCTGGTGTAAGCCACGGTTTATTGTATCATTATTTTCAATCAAAAGAAGAGGTGTTACATGCAAGCCTTGAATGGGCAACTGCCGGAACGAATGAATTGTTGGATGAAATAACCAATCTCAATGATTCTGCCATAGAGAAGATTCGACTCTTTACTAAAATTGCCCTGTCAGAAGGGAACAGTGATACATTTCGGGTCATTCAACATGTCATGCGTGCCAAAGATGCCGTGCCCCAAGCTACCAGTGACATGATTGAAAAACAAGGCTCCACTTATATCCAACAGCTTTACCCCCTATTTTCGCAGGCACAAAGTGACGGCGATATAATCGAGGACGACCCAGAGGAATTATTAGGCTTATTCTTAACGGTTATAACAGGTGTCCTAATGGAAGGAGATCATAGTTATTGGAGCGAAAACCTTGATCACAAAGTAAATTTGATATTGAGAATGTTCACTGTACGTTAA
- a CDS encoding Lsa family ABC-F type ribosomal protection protein, with protein MSMIQVQQLTFSYPSSFDPIFEDVSFQIDTDWKLGFIGRNGRGKTTFFNLLLGKFEYSGKVSSAVEFNYFPYPVQDKSKDTHEVLEEICPQAEDWEFLREIAYLDVEAEVMYRPFDTLSNGEQTKVLLAALFLKEGQFLLIDEPTNHLDTEARKLVSSYLKKKKGFILISHDRNFLDGCVDHILSINKANIEVQSGNYTSWKLNFDRQQEHEEATNERLQKDIGRLKQASKQSAGWSNRVEASKNGTTNSGSKLDKGFVGHKAAKMMKRSKNLEARQQKAIEEKSKLLKNVEKMDSLQLTQLEPKTNELLQLTDVSIMYDGQAVNEPISFKVEQGDRIVLDGKNGSGKSSILKLILGDDIQHTGTIHAGSNLIISYVQQDTSHLKGMLAEFIEEHQLDETLFKSILRKMDFDRIQFEKDIGHYSGGQKKKLLIAKSLCEKAHLYVWDEPLNFIDVYSRMQIEELIQTFQPTMIFVEHDQTFQEKIATKTVKM; from the coding sequence ATGTCAATGATACAAGTACAACAATTAACTTTTTCTTATCCAAGCAGCTTTGATCCTATTTTTGAGGATGTGAGCTTTCAGATTGATACAGATTGGAAGCTCGGGTTCATCGGCAGAAATGGACGTGGGAAAACAACCTTTTTTAATTTGTTATTAGGAAAGTTTGAATATAGCGGGAAGGTCTCTAGTGCCGTCGAGTTTAATTACTTTCCATATCCGGTACAGGATAAAAGTAAAGATACCCATGAGGTGCTGGAGGAAATTTGCCCGCAGGCAGAGGATTGGGAGTTTCTTCGGGAGATTGCCTATTTAGATGTCGAGGCAGAGGTCATGTATCGTCCATTTGACACCTTATCAAATGGGGAACAAACGAAGGTTCTGCTGGCTGCGCTATTCTTAAAGGAAGGTCAATTTTTATTAATTGATGAGCCAACGAACCATTTAGATACGGAAGCACGAAAGCTGGTTTCTAGTTATTTGAAGAAGAAAAAAGGGTTTATTTTGATATCCCATGACCGTAACTTCCTGGATGGCTGCGTGGATCATATTTTATCGATAAACAAGGCCAATATCGAGGTGCAAAGCGGCAATTATACTTCCTGGAAGTTGAACTTTGACCGCCAGCAGGAGCATGAAGAAGCGACAAACGAACGCTTGCAAAAGGATATTGGCCGTTTAAAGCAGGCATCCAAACAGTCAGCAGGCTGGTCAAATCGAGTGGAAGCCTCCAAGAACGGAACAACCAACTCCGGATCGAAACTAGATAAAGGGTTTGTCGGACATAAAGCCGCAAAAATGATGAAGCGCTCTAAGAACCTTGAGGCTAGACAGCAAAAAGCAATCGAGGAAAAATCAAAGCTTTTAAAGAACGTGGAAAAAATGGATTCGTTACAATTAACGCAATTAGAACCGAAAACGAATGAGCTCCTTCAATTGACGGACGTATCTATTATGTATGACGGCCAGGCAGTGAATGAACCGATAAGCTTCAAGGTGGAACAAGGAGATCGAATCGTATTAGATGGAAAGAATGGCAGCGGGAAAAGCAGTATATTGAAACTGATCCTAGGAGATGACATTCAACATACCGGCACCATTCATGCCGGGTCCAATCTCATCATTTCCTATGTTCAGCAAGACACCTCTCACTTAAAGGGGATGCTAGCAGAATTCATTGAGGAACATCAGCTCGATGAGACACTATTCAAATCCATCCTGCGAAAAATGGATTTTGACAGGATACAGTTCGAAAAAGATATCGGCCATTATTCAGGCGGGCAGAAAAAGAAGCTGCTTATCGCAAAGAGCTTATGTGAAAAAGCCCACCTATATGTTTGGGATGAACCATTAAACTTCATTGATGTATACTCCCGTATGCAAATCGAAGAACTGATCCAGACCTTCCAGCCCACCATGATTTTCGTCGAGCATGACCAAACGTTTCAAGAGAAAATAGCGACGAAGACGGTAAAAATGTGA
- a CDS encoding SRPBCC domain-containing protein: protein METLQDIKQTVIFEAPIQKVWAKVSTSEGIALWFMPNDFEAREGHEFHVQSPFGPSPCKVLEVDEPNKISFSWDTDGWIVSFLLKDLGEKTEFTLIHGGWKSPDTVLPKANEKSSVIRERMNYGWVDIVNERLKKVVEG from the coding sequence ATGGAGACATTACAAGATATTAAGCAAACAGTTATCTTTGAAGCACCTATACAAAAAGTATGGGCTAAGGTATCAACTTCTGAAGGTATTGCGCTATGGTTTATGCCTAATGATTTTGAGGCTAGAGAAGGACATGAATTCCATGTACAATCCCCATTTGGTCCATCTCCATGTAAAGTATTAGAAGTGGATGAACCAAACAAAATATCTTTTTCATGGGATACTGATGGATGGATCGTTTCTTTTCTATTAAAAGACCTGGGCGAAAAAACAGAGTTTACATTAATACATGGTGGCTGGAAATCACCAGATACTGTTCTTCCAAAAGCAAACGAAAAGAGTAGTGTAATTCGTGAGAGAATGAATTATGGTTGGGTGGATATTGTTAATGAGCGACTTAAAAAGGTTGTTGAAGGATAA
- a CDS encoding metalloregulator ArsR/SmtB family transcription factor: MTAVKHDVFQAIADPTRRKVLGLLANKELAISEITSHFPISRTAVAKHLHILSEAKLVSGKKVGREKIYQLHPEPLTEVKQWLSYYEQFWDNKLSILKHIVENDD, translated from the coding sequence GTGACAGCAGTAAAGCATGATGTATTTCAAGCTATTGCTGACCCAACAAGAAGAAAAGTTCTCGGATTGCTTGCTAACAAAGAATTAGCTATTTCAGAAATAACATCTCATTTTCCTATTAGTCGTACAGCCGTAGCAAAACATCTTCATATTCTCTCAGAAGCTAAATTAGTCAGTGGTAAAAAGGTAGGGAGAGAAAAGATTTATCAATTGCATCCAGAACCGCTAACAGAAGTAAAACAATGGTTATCTTATTATGAGCAGTTTTGGGATAACAAATTGTCAATCCTTAAACATATTGTTGAAAATGATGATTAA
- a CDS encoding YqcI/YcgG family protein, whose amino-acid sequence MKKLYQNNPSDMKLLAPWQRRALERFEVKMKDKERPFPCIPATQGFAMNQFRYGFAGDPRSDKAIEELGELLSIYTGSAKKFGKYTSLLVFFETPFEIKESLPTEHWEQLFWRQLNGLTQIDEIEWPTQIPSDPHHPLWEFCFHGERFFMYCGTPSHTNRKSRHSEDYLLAITPRWVLEEFGKQEEYAQKIKSQVRKRVENYDSIGIHPALNSYGNPENYEWKQYFLHDDDTALSKCPFRRSIKATKKI is encoded by the coding sequence ATGAAGAAACTGTACCAAAACAATCCTTCAGATATGAAGTTGTTAGCACCTTGGCAGAGAAGGGCGCTGGAAAGGTTTGAGGTTAAGATGAAAGACAAAGAGAGGCCGTTTCCTTGCATACCTGCCACACAAGGTTTTGCCATGAATCAGTTCCGCTATGGTTTCGCCGGGGACCCAAGAAGTGATAAAGCCATCGAAGAACTGGGGGAATTGCTGTCTATCTATACGGGCTCTGCCAAGAAATTTGGAAAATACACCTCACTTCTCGTATTCTTTGAAACTCCTTTTGAGATAAAAGAATCCCTTCCTACAGAACATTGGGAACAACTGTTTTGGAGACAGCTGAACGGGCTTACTCAAATAGATGAAATAGAATGGCCGACCCAGATCCCTTCCGACCCACATCATCCATTATGGGAATTTTGTTTTCATGGGGAACGATTTTTCATGTATTGCGGAACTCCCTCCCATACAAACCGAAAAAGCAGGCACTCAGAGGATTACTTACTTGCCATTACCCCAAGATGGGTTCTGGAGGAATTCGGCAAGCAAGAAGAATACGCACAAAAAATCAAATCGCAGGTGCGGAAAAGAGTGGAAAACTATGACTCCATTGGGATACATCCAGCCCTAAACAGCTATGGAAACCCGGAAAACTATGAATGGAAGCAATACTTTCTCCATGATGACGATACGGCTCTATCTAAATGTCCGTTCCGTCGCAGTATAAAAGCAACCAAAAAAATATAA
- a CDS encoding GNAT family N-acetyltransferase, which produces METYQATIKDLEGVSYLFNMYRIFYQQASDLEGAKTFIKNRLENEDSVIFVVKINDEYVGFTQLYPTFSSISMKKAWILNDMFVDAKARNHGVGENLLQKAKEFARETGAKSITLETAPDNEVAQRLYKRNGYKRDEEFYHYYLELKE; this is translated from the coding sequence ATGGAAACCTATCAAGCTACCATAAAAGATTTAGAGGGCGTTTCATATTTATTTAATATGTATCGCATTTTTTATCAACAAGCATCCGATCTAGAAGGGGCAAAAACCTTTATAAAAAATCGTTTAGAAAATGAGGATTCTGTAATATTCGTTGTAAAGATAAACGATGAATATGTCGGATTCACCCAACTTTACCCTACCTTTTCATCCATTTCTATGAAAAAAGCATGGATATTGAATGACATGTTTGTGGATGCAAAGGCGAGAAACCATGGAGTCGGAGAAAACCTTTTACAAAAGGCAAAAGAGTTTGCTAGGGAAACAGGTGCTAAAAGTATTACGCTTGAAACTGCACCAGACAATGAAGTGGCTCAAAGATTATATAAGAGAAATGGATACAAGAGAGATGAGGAGTTTTATCATTATTATTTGGAACTTAAGGAGTGA
- a CDS encoding DUF4132 domain-containing protein — MTLKSSEIYLIDYEANIATLNEQDQKIARHLLKYMQTDEYDQGRHARRITKTLNTQEETDQDKLKRLVDFTRNLLGDYHANVMQYIIHHATEYPYSTGYDRRPFRTKNLTVHLNRVIEKFASLHDLAKHRVTILDILTNRNLDINNQVISDIIAYELDEQNANVLSSLKEIIYGDNNTALLTREMIKGMLLSHREEAYTIIGDLLVAARLQEGLRQSIVETMDEGTLEATTHLLNVILDNNLIRYSSVVRAIDVWTGLTLEAEQARVTKQVVQYIHDSLTNPDLRKKWLKSDNLNKMYTSLWASAVIEEDDLTDLVIEVMNTGETYHKIVAQSMLSQSQNDLLKYTIASKHLHETDRELQYFLLTNYTYECYFSYNWNRKTDQYNYKIEFERIPQLEEKAERLRQFNLFKVMLDKAPNKDITIKSRAFNGMEIAYSADSIVQKMLYLTAYDMDEDLIKQLIENKDRYSADTRGYLLDCFTTNPSNPTQREYIFTCLSDKSMSNREKAMTRILNLTLAPEEIVKVEAILKLKTGSLRQSALKLLLTLENEKLDASLDRLLTSKSELQRVGGLEMISELKEASQEKFRMVRDKSKIIKSPTGKEKLLIDKLSTKEEYSLKNGFGLYDPEEQWELPKVPIPNVAANNVFSTDFTRIREILTSLSELIHEHREHQYEVEWYGYKETHLVGETLTRNHTNETHEKREGIDDLPLAEVWRDFFKTIQITTHELIELNSMISLDIVYRYRYKRVSRWEMDDYITPNDWRKEFLDSVYPLEKVKVFYTFAPELPYYSQINEIVSSYFQELNKEEVFVTVSGMLHTMMESIPEEKQHSERQMYQLITNPWLDWAKANVYDDASYKTYFLLLYKLYTINNFKRFGPSLEKLVRAYDLGLIKDTELTKALLGRENSKDYIFELTRTTTDTTKMPPSIEPIREKVIARILEMELKRGDLQTEVTTLATRIQYYEGMEYFITILTGLDKEAFVRGYFYYYDSLNRTKKESFSHLLQVCHPKEGENEELLRQLLKDKKISDKRLLEAAMYAPQWLDIVAAYLKWDGLKSAAWYFHAHTNEAFSAEKETKVAHYSPITPEEFHDGAFDIDWFKEAYGQLGEERFAILYDCAKYISSGANHRRAQFFADATLGKLTLADMKTSVETKRNKDHLLCYSLIPFEKANTNDILERYEFIQKFLKESKQFGAQRRASEAKIVAIALDNLARNAGYKDVTRLRWDMEARKMEEVIYFLEPVEIDDITVQLVIDGNGKGDIKVIKNNKELKSVPSKFKKHAYILELKEVNKALKEQYSRAKTELERSMELETPFTLKELSNMIKNPVVAPLVEKLVFKADDKIGFFSGEAFQAPTGESYQLESDDKITIAHPVHLYESGRWSDYQQYLFDQQIKQPFKQVFRELYRLNADEKAAGTESRRYAGHQIQPKKTIALLKNRMWTVNYEEGLQKVYHKENIIAKIYAMADWFSPSDVESPTLETVEFFDRNTHKSISLSNIPKIIFSETMRDVDLVVSVAHIGGVDPEASLTTIEMRVAIMQESLRLMKIKNVRIEGKFAHIKGILGEYAIHLGSTMAYKQASGSLHILPVHSQHRGKLFLPFLDEDPKTAEILSKVIMLADDKKMKDPSVLEQLKGRSS; from the coding sequence ATGACATTAAAATCAAGCGAAATCTATTTAATAGATTATGAAGCAAACATTGCAACACTAAATGAACAGGATCAAAAGATAGCTAGACACCTTCTGAAATATATGCAAACGGACGAGTATGACCAGGGTCGACATGCTCGCCGTATTACTAAAACACTCAACACCCAAGAAGAAACCGACCAAGACAAGCTCAAGCGGCTAGTGGACTTTACTCGGAACTTACTCGGCGATTACCATGCGAATGTCATGCAATACATCATCCATCACGCAACAGAGTATCCCTACTCAACAGGCTATGATCGGAGACCATTCCGCACCAAAAATTTAACAGTTCATTTAAATAGAGTCATTGAAAAATTCGCATCCCTCCATGATCTGGCCAAGCATCGCGTCACTATCCTGGACATTCTTACAAACCGGAACCTTGACATAAACAACCAAGTGATCAGTGATATCATCGCTTATGAGCTAGATGAGCAAAACGCCAATGTTCTAAGCTCACTTAAAGAAATCATCTATGGTGACAACAACACTGCCCTCCTGACAAGAGAAATGATAAAAGGCATGTTGCTTAGCCATCGGGAAGAAGCTTATACCATCATCGGGGACCTCCTTGTGGCAGCGAGACTTCAAGAAGGACTCCGACAAAGCATTGTTGAAACAATGGATGAAGGCACATTAGAGGCAACAACGCACCTGCTTAATGTTATCCTTGACAACAACCTAATCCGATACAGCTCTGTTGTTAGAGCAATCGACGTGTGGACGGGCTTAACACTCGAAGCGGAACAAGCCCGTGTCACTAAGCAAGTGGTTCAATACATTCATGATAGCCTGACAAATCCTGACCTCCGCAAAAAGTGGTTAAAGAGTGATAATTTGAACAAGATGTACACAAGCCTGTGGGCAAGTGCAGTAATCGAGGAGGATGACCTCACCGACCTGGTAATAGAGGTGATGAATACAGGCGAAACCTACCATAAGATAGTCGCTCAATCCATGCTCTCTCAGAGTCAGAACGATCTGCTCAAATACACGATCGCGTCCAAGCATCTGCATGAAACCGATCGTGAGCTCCAATACTTTCTGCTCACTAACTATACGTATGAATGTTATTTTTCGTATAACTGGAACCGGAAGACTGATCAATATAATTATAAAATCGAGTTCGAACGCATTCCTCAACTGGAAGAGAAGGCCGAGAGACTACGACAGTTCAATCTTTTTAAAGTCATGCTAGACAAGGCTCCGAATAAAGACATCACCATCAAATCCAGAGCTTTCAATGGAATGGAGATAGCTTACTCTGCTGACTCTATTGTACAGAAAATGCTTTATCTTACTGCTTATGATATGGATGAGGATCTCATCAAGCAGCTCATCGAGAATAAAGACAGGTACAGCGCAGATACAAGAGGCTATTTACTTGATTGCTTTACAACAAATCCATCCAACCCTACTCAACGCGAGTATATTTTTACATGCTTATCGGATAAAAGCATGAGCAACCGTGAAAAGGCTATGACGCGGATCCTAAACTTAACGCTGGCACCTGAAGAAATAGTAAAAGTGGAAGCCATACTTAAATTAAAAACAGGAAGTCTCCGGCAAAGTGCTTTAAAGCTTTTACTCACGCTAGAAAACGAAAAACTAGATGCATCACTGGACCGACTTTTAACAAGTAAAAGTGAACTGCAACGGGTCGGCGGACTAGAAATGATCTCAGAGCTAAAAGAAGCCTCACAGGAAAAGTTCAGAATGGTAAGGGACAAAAGCAAGATAATCAAATCGCCGACGGGAAAAGAAAAGCTGTTAATAGACAAGCTATCAACAAAAGAGGAATATAGCCTAAAGAATGGTTTTGGTCTATACGATCCAGAAGAACAATGGGAATTGCCTAAAGTACCTATTCCAAATGTCGCAGCCAATAATGTGTTTTCGACCGACTTCACAAGAATCCGAGAAATTCTAACAAGTCTTTCGGAGTTGATTCACGAGCATCGCGAGCACCAATATGAAGTCGAATGGTACGGTTATAAGGAAACGCATTTAGTCGGCGAAACACTCACACGCAATCACACCAACGAGACCCATGAAAAACGGGAAGGAATAGATGACCTGCCTCTTGCTGAGGTGTGGCGTGACTTCTTTAAAACGATACAAATCACTACACATGAGCTTATCGAGCTAAATAGTATGATCAGTCTGGATATTGTCTATCGCTACCGCTATAAAAGGGTTAGCAGATGGGAAATGGATGACTATATAACGCCAAATGATTGGCGCAAGGAGTTTCTTGATAGCGTATATCCATTAGAAAAGGTAAAAGTCTTTTATACCTTTGCCCCAGAGCTACCTTATTATAGTCAGATAAACGAAATTGTCTCGTCTTATTTCCAGGAACTAAACAAGGAAGAGGTTTTCGTAACAGTAAGCGGCATGCTTCATACGATGATGGAATCTATCCCTGAAGAGAAGCAGCATTCTGAGCGTCAGATGTATCAGCTTATTACAAACCCATGGCTAGACTGGGCTAAAGCAAATGTGTATGATGATGCATCTTATAAAACCTACTTCCTACTATTATATAAACTTTACACGATAAATAACTTCAAACGATTTGGTCCATCCCTTGAAAAGCTAGTGCGAGCCTATGATTTGGGGCTTATCAAGGATACCGAGCTTACCAAAGCACTATTAGGAAGAGAAAATAGTAAAGATTACATCTTTGAGTTAACAAGAACGACGACGGACACAACAAAAATGCCTCCTTCCATTGAGCCGATAAGAGAAAAAGTCATCGCTCGTATCCTTGAGATGGAACTAAAGCGTGGTGACCTCCAAACAGAGGTCACCACACTTGCAACGAGAATCCAGTATTACGAGGGCATGGAGTATTTTATTACGATATTAACAGGTCTTGATAAGGAAGCGTTTGTCCGAGGCTATTTCTATTATTATGACAGTCTGAATAGGACAAAAAAGGAATCCTTTAGCCACTTACTACAGGTCTGTCATCCAAAGGAAGGCGAAAACGAGGAGCTGTTGAGACAGCTTCTAAAAGATAAGAAAATCTCTGACAAACGCCTACTTGAGGCGGCCATGTATGCTCCACAATGGCTGGACATTGTAGCAGCCTATTTAAAATGGGACGGTTTAAAGAGTGCAGCATGGTATTTCCATGCGCATACAAATGAAGCCTTCTCCGCCGAAAAAGAAACGAAGGTTGCGCATTACTCACCAATTACACCAGAGGAATTTCATGACGGTGCCTTTGATATCGATTGGTTCAAAGAAGCTTACGGGCAATTAGGCGAGGAGCGCTTCGCTATATTATATGATTGTGCAAAATATATTTCCTCGGGAGCCAACCATCGCAGAGCCCAATTTTTTGCTGATGCGACACTTGGCAAGCTGACTTTGGCGGACATGAAAACCTCCGTTGAAACGAAGCGAAACAAGGATCACCTTCTCTGCTATAGCTTGATCCCTTTTGAAAAAGCCAACACAAATGATATCCTCGAGCGCTACGAATTTATACAGAAGTTTTTAAAAGAAAGCAAGCAATTCGGCGCACAACGGCGTGCAAGTGAAGCAAAGATTGTCGCAATTGCACTTGATAACCTTGCCCGAAATGCCGGGTATAAGGATGTAACAAGACTTCGCTGGGATATGGAAGCGCGGAAGATGGAAGAGGTCATCTACTTCTTAGAGCCGGTGGAGATCGATGATATCACCGTTCAGCTAGTTATTGATGGAAACGGCAAAGGTGACATCAAGGTTATCAAAAATAATAAAGAGCTGAAATCCGTCCCATCAAAATTTAAAAAGCATGCATACATCTTAGAGCTCAAAGAAGTAAACAAAGCGCTGAAGGAGCAATATAGCCGGGCAAAAACAGAGCTCGAACGCTCTATGGAGCTAGAAACACCCTTCACCCTAAAAGAGCTAAGTAACATGATTAAAAACCCAGTGGTTGCACCACTTGTGGAAAAGCTTGTGTTCAAGGCAGATGACAAAATTGGCTTCTTCTCCGGGGAAGCGTTTCAAGCTCCAACAGGGGAAAGCTATCAGCTTGAATCAGACGATAAGATAACCATCGCCCATCCGGTTCACCTATATGAAAGTGGACGCTGGAGTGACTACCAGCAATATCTATTCGATCAGCAGATCAAGCAGCCCTTCAAACAGGTATTCCGTGAGCTATACCGACTAAATGCAGACGAAAAAGCGGCAGGAACAGAATCCAGGCGCTATGCAGGACACCAAATTCAGCCAAAGAAAACGATTGCCTTATTAAAAAATCGCATGTGGACCGTCAACTATGAAGAGGGATTGCAAAAGGTCTATCACAAGGAAAACATCATTGCAAAAATCTATGCAATGGCAGACTGGTTCTCCCCTTCTGATGTTGAAAGCCCAACCCTTGAGACGGTAGAATTCTTTGACCGGAACACGCATAAAAGCATAAGTTTAAGCAACATTCCAAAAATCATCTTCTCTGAAACAATGAGAGATGTGGACTTGGTCGTAAGTGTTGCACATATCGGTGGAGTAGATCCAGAAGCAAGCCTAACAACCATCGAAATGCGAGTAGCCATCATGCAGGAATCTCTAAGATTGATGAAAATAAAAAATGTAAGAATCGAAGGGAAATTCGCACACATAAAAGGAATTCTCGGAGAATACGCTATCCACCTGGGAAGTACCATGGCCTACAAACAAGCAAGCGGAAGCCTGCACATCCTACCAGTCCACTCGCAGCACAGAGGAAAGCTATTCCTGCCATTCTTAGATGAAGATCCAAAAACAGCAGAGATTTTATCGAAGGTCATCATGCTTGCGGACGATAAGAAAATGAAAGACCCAAGCGTGTTGGAGCAGCTAAAAGGGAGAAGCTCCTAA
- a CDS encoding Ltp family lipoprotein codes for MSQTQAVKMSKDYLNYTAFSRSGLIARLGYEGFSNADATYAVDEVGL; via the coding sequence ATGTCACAAACCCAAGCAGTAAAAATGTCTAAAGATTACTTGAATTACACTGCTTTTTCAAGAAGTGGCTTAATCGCACGGTTAGGATATGAAGGTTTCAGTAATGCTGATGCCACTTATGCTGTGGACGAAGTAGGTCTATAA
- a CDS encoding Lrp/AsnC family transcriptional regulator: protein MTSFQHFLLLDPEKLDKNVTAFILFDTKQGKKFMDFCKEHPVVVECHRLAGQYSYLVKVVAESVKILEEFIDATLPFGEPSTLIKLSSVVEFKPVI from the coding sequence GTGACATCGTTTCAGCATTTCTTGCTGCTTGACCCTGAAAAACTTGATAAAAATGTAACAGCCTTTATTCTATTTGATACAAAACAAGGGAAGAAATTCATGGATTTTTGCAAAGAACATCCGGTCGTAGTAGAGTGCCATAGATTAGCTGGCCAGTACAGTTATTTAGTTAAGGTGGTTGCGGAATCAGTGAAGATACTCGAGGAGTTCATTGATGCTACGTTACCTTTTGGAGAGCCGTCTACTTTGATAAAACTATCTTCTGTAGTGGAGTTTAAACCGGTGATTTAA